The window tccttgCTGTGAATGGGGCTTTAATGTGGCAAAGTACATTAGCTAGTTCTGTAAGCTCTTATGTGACCCTGTGTGAGGAACTatgtaaacaacataaaaaaaaaaataataataataaatgcaataaaatgcattGATTGTGTGAAAACACAAAGTAGCAGGCCGTTTTTTTGTTGCTTGATGTTTTCCATGGTCAACAGTTTTTAGGacagttcacccccaaaaaattATCACACTgttagaaatttaaaaaaaaaaaaaaatctgtcaaaacCAGGAAAATGAGTTGTAATGTTCTGCCATATTAAGTTTAGAGACATTTTTTCTTTAaccttaaaaaaattacaaaatgctaAATTCAgataaaaatcatgttaaaatcaacaTGACAAAAATTCTCAGTTAACTATCGCTATGAAAATAGAAGaagaaaacaacattaaatatgATGAGTCTGAGAACAGAACGAGCAGAAACATTGAGATTCATCCTCACCGTTCTTCCTGATGATCATGAGCTCAATGGGAAGATTAAACACATCTTTCACTGCACACCAGTATTTCCCAGCATCCTCTGCTCTCAGCTCAGTCATGGTCACAGTGAAGAGATTGAGTTCAGTGTCGTCCTTTACTGAAATCTTTGGGTTTTTAACATGATCTTCATCTGACCGAATGATAATTTGAGCATCTTTAGTGAAACACTTTCCTTTACACAGATACTTTACTTCTTTACTCAAACACGTTCCTCTGCGCAGACACATTCCTGTTGAGTGTTTTTCATCATAAGGGCATTTGATCTGGACTGAATCTCCTTCACGTCCGATCACTGGAGGCACTGATAGTCAAAGAAAACAGAGATGTATTCATACACTGTGAAATACATGCATCTATGACTGAACTGCATGGTTTGTGGTGTCTGTACATACTGGTTAAAGTCAGTTGATGTTTATTGGTGAGAGAAACAGAAGTCAGACGCTGGTGTCTGGTTTCTGCTCCACACCAGTAAACTCCAGCATCTCTCAGGCTCACATTACTGATGCTCGCTGTAAAAACTCCTGCTGTACTGTCAGAAAACTCAAAGCGCTGCTTCTCTGATGAACTGATGCTCTGACAGATCTTCTGCTCGTTCTCTTTACAGATGTGTTTGATGGACTGCTGTTTCTCAGGGGAATTACAGCTGAGTTTCACACTTTCACCAATAACAGCAGCTGATCCACTTGATTCAGGGAAATGATCACCTatacacaaaacaataaaaaaactgaattttaaatcttattttctcattttaactGATAGTAATTGTACAGAAACAGACTCAGACAGAAACTCTTTACCTTGACTGATCTTCAGtgtgatcttcatgaacagatGATCGTCAGCAGTTTTCACTCCACATCTGTACGTTCCTTCATCAGCTTCAGTTAAATCACTGATAAAAACCTTCAAAACTCCTGAACTGCTGTTATCATACATATTAACTTTATCATGACGGATCCACTGATTCTGTTCTACAGAGATCTCCTGTGATGAATCTTTCTGGATGAATTTCTGGTTTTCTTTGAATTCTTCTGGAAATTTACACTTGATGAAGACTGATTTACTGATGTAGGCCTCAACCTGGACAGAAGATATCTGACCTGCAAGACAAgatttattgcattattaataTAGTCAGGAGAGATTTACATTTCTTAtttagagtttttattttatttttgttattattaaaatgaatctaAACTCACTAGAAACGTTCAGCTCAATCTCTTTAATGAAGGTTATGTGAGTAATTGATGTTTCTGAAGGTGGTTTATCTCCTCCGTCTCTCTCCACTCCACATAAATAAACTCCACGCTCCtcttcagaaatgtttctgatgGTCACATTAAAGTGATTTCTCTGATTGTCAGACAGGATGAACTTCTCTTCAGATGATTGTGATGATTGAGAGATCTTCAGCACAAACACAGGATCTCCATTCACTCTGTACAAGACTTTGGTGTGTGTTTTAAACTTGTGTTCACATTCACAGCTGAAAGTGATTGTTTGACCTTTATATGCAGATCGGATAACAGACGTCCCACAAGAAGAAGAGGCTGAAAATGATTTCAATAAACCATTGAGACAtgcacagaaatattaaaatattattagcattattaaagATGCACTACAGGGAACTTCAGTCTCTCTATCTCCATCTCTGTGTGACAGATACAGTGTCATGTTGCTTGCAGTTCATTTTTAACATTCTTGTTTTTAGGTATATTTACAGTTCCTTGTGATCAGAGCAGGGGGATGTTTCATAAAACAGGTTTACCAGATAAGTCAGGCTTATTACTATCGGACTTATTTTCACTTGATTTGGTTTCATAAAGCAAATTTACCATACAGCTCAAGCTCAGACAGTCACTGTGGTAAAATATGCTGGGAAACTAATCTGATCCGGAGCAGACAAACTGTCAGGCCAATAGGAATGCATTGATATTCCCATTGCATTAACTGAGGAATACACATTAACTCAATTAAGATAGTAATTAGGGTAGCATTAGCTTACATTTGATTTAAAGCTATCATAAAAAAATGCACTTGTATGTTGGATTAAAATTCTACATTCAATGTCCAACAACAAATGTTttagcaaaatgtatatttattctatTCTAGTCATGGTGGATTGATTTGATCCATGATCCACATTAAGGTCTGCTTAAGAATAAGCGTGAACATCCAATTATCTTGACTCACTTAACCTGGATCAATTTAGAGAGACTGCGTGAACTTAAATTGTTGTTGATTAAACTGCTTTAGTCCTGATTTATTTGTTAGCTTTTGGACTTTGGCCCCCAGATCTGAAAGACAAATGTACGTCCTGCAAGACATATATCCAGAAAAACAGCATCTGACCATGTAAAATAGGAATAACATGTATGATGTAAAGTGGACCTTATCCCATTATAATCTGACTCAACAGCTCAAATTATAAATCTGTATTGTAAGATAATCTTGTGCATCATGATTTGTGTACTTGCACAGTCACcatgttttgttcatttttattaaaacagtcTTCTGTAGTAAGTTATAAAGTATCATACGTACTTCTGTTCACCACTAAATCAACATTATGACTCCATTCCTGATTGTTTCCACATGAGTATTTCCCATCATCCTCTCTGCTGAGCTTCCTGATGAACACTGAGAAGAATCCTCTGTTTTCACCGTCATACAGAGCGAATCTCTCATTATAAACCCAGCGGTGCTGAATCTCAGTACTGATTCCTGTCCTACAGTCTCTGTTTCTGCAGAAATACTTTCCTTTAAACTGAACAGAAGAGTCTCTCTGGTTTGTCTTCATGCACTTGAACATCACACTCCCTCCAGAGCAGCCAATCACTTTAAAACACAGAACCTGACCTGACGAACACAAGATCAATTGTTCTGGGTTATTATATAATCAACATgtgttaaataatataacaacTATTTGAGCAGTAAAGAACTGACCTGAGATCAGACAGagaatgatgaagatgatgataatgGACATCATTCCTGATTGTCTTCTTGAATCTTTAATCATGATCATATCACAATCCAGAGAAAGCAAGAGCTGATGAAATACACTATATGTAATGTATGGATGTAAATtatcattaaaacacacacatcttCCTCTCACATTTCTGCTTCCTCTTTCTCTAAACAGCTCCACCCAGGAACAGGGTGTTCAGTGTGAACATATGTGTGAAAGACTGCTAACATGCAGATAAACATCTACTGTAAGCATATAACACACAAATGATGGCAAAAGCTATATTAACAAACACTGACAGTATACATACATAGTTACTGTTTATGATTTTAAGGGGTTTATTTTAGCTTCATGCTACATTCATTACTGAAAACAGTAAAGTTATGTTTTATTAGATGTCAGTCatcttaaaacattattaaacatacaGTTGGATTTTTATGAGTATTGGATGTTATGAAAGGCCTACAAATTGATTGAGATGCATCACAAGATCTGAGAGATGTCTTATTTCTTCTTCTGTCACTTGTATCTGATATAGTGTATTTATGGATCCCACATGCTTTCACTTCTGCTTTCATGGCAGGTGGACATTAAAATAATCACAGACCTGTCACCAGTGATGGGGGAAATGAAGCTTCTCAAACCTTTGACTCAGTCGAAACGTTTGCTTTACAAAGTGACTGATTGTTTTGAAGCGTTCGAAACATCTGctgaaaatgcaacaaaaacacaggctaaaatgtattttgaaattgTACTCTATGAAAGGGGTCATgacaagatttttattattattttaatatgttcatGTGTCTCTTGAGGTTTATTTATAGTGTTTATAAAGTTTTTgcaccaaaaacaaaataaataaaataaaataaaaaagagaaagttgtgacatttgccaagtatggtaacccgtactcagaattggtgctctgcatttaacccatccaagtgcacacacacagcagtgagaagtgaacacaccatgggtagctatagatccagcgccaggggtccagtgccttgctcaagggcacttcagccatgggtattgaggtgttcattcactccctctcacctacaactcctgctagCACCAAAGAATCGAACCggaagtcttcaagtcatatcccaaaTCCTCAAAGGATTAAAGtaaatgagataattaagtgactaattaaattatGATTGTACATTAGtaatgaacatctgctgttaacaatcgacatcactgaagtaaagagaaacacaagaactacaactgaatttagccacagccttcaactgaaaaaaataaaacaaaacatggtgttcaaggtttgctttaggtagtctcttgacccttttactaactcaaagcaatttgattcaaaacaactgcaaTATTATTTTCGCAACAAACATGTAGGCTATGTATTGCTGAATCACACCTtaacagatgatcttatgctttcTCTGTttataactcatgatgactgaacatcatgaaTTAGTCTTTATCTTTGGATTGTTGACTGACACTCTTCATTTCaattatgaactgcctttaactatcattttgcattagtgacacactgttttcctaatgaatgttgttcagttgctttcacgcaatgtattttgtttaaagcactatataaataaaggtgaaagtCTATTTttgaactgaagaaaaaaaaaaggccccAGCAAACAAACACCACCGCAACGCTTCAACATTGAAGACAAAAACGGAAGCTGTCACTTCATGCTTTTAGACATGCACACTTATCACACGATACTCAACAGTGGTGATAGGTTTTCATACTCTGCATGATGAGCTTTTACAacggtgttacccagcatgcaacattttgttgattgtcaccactgttgagagtcatatgctggttcttgatgtctctgtgtgtctgcagAGTAGAGGAGCTTAAATTTTGTATGCACTTAATAGACTTTAAATTCACTCACTGTAATTGTATTAAATGCTGACGTTCTACGGAGTTGATTATGCAAAgctcaaataaaacaaatgttaattttaCTGTAATCAGACAAGGTCATGATTATTAGCTTATCTAAACTATTAACTTTTATCCCAGTGGattcaaaacattcaaataatcacAGAAGTACTGGGTTGCAAAGTCACCATAAAACAACAATCTGCAACATAAAGCAGCTGTCTGTTTTTGCACAGGTAAAAGTACTGGAATCAGCTGAAATATATCACTTCTCAAACTAAATAAATGCTCTTATGTAGTAATGGCAAGATGAAGCCTCATGAAGCTTTAAAGGttctatgacatgaaaatttcactttctgaggttttttaacattaatatgagttcccctagcctgtttatgtatatgtagcctgtccccaagtttctagaaattagaatcggtgtaaattgagatttttctatctttctctgcctttgagaaaatggaagctcacacgggctgatcttgaatctcctcttTGTGACGTTGTAATGAGAAtagttacctcccctttctctgctttgcccgcccaactatttacatataattcagtcgcaatgtcagcacaggtgtTTCAAACAGaattttatgatatggattctacagcaccggcacaaacagtaagtaacagtgttcattaatgcctgatctgtgatcagtgatttctgatgtgtagctaatcattcaagttcacacagactttctttctaaatcgtttaatactgtttatgcatcagtgactaaacgatcaacttcacgttgtttctcttagtagcatgaaacatatctgttatttaaattgtgatttaactgcagagagcgatcaaagaacgcttGCTTTTTTCcagagctgttacacatcgcgagtatatctgcactcttgcccaaactgccgttacaatgaatgacgctgttatgctgcacaacggagctcttactgtattcatgtgtttgctgttagctgtggtgaaagcattttgtgagataacgtgttgcaataatgacgagatcactgcatccacgcgataaacagactctgtctactcaatgctcatcactgcagcctttcatgtgatggggaaaagatcgaaaaaaaaataattatataatcaacacttccacaattcgttaatctcgacagctgtaatagtaaaaaaaaaaatatatatatatatatatatatatatatatatatatatatatatatatatatatacatatatatatttgagaggggtttcacatgtaatatgcatttcgaatgcaaagatgtcagccaatcacaacagtggTGGTTtcacaataccacctggtggccaacaagtgtaaaacaagcagatatattacagacagaggtgttaagtccaggggtcagaaagtaaaagtcctgccatatttttgttccacccatgaactcaacATTTCCTTTCAGATTTCCGTTAACCGTTTAGATTGTAAGTTAACATTAACTTACCTGGTCTGCACCAGTTGCTCAGCACTTATAACATATTACCAATCATTTCAGCAACTTTTAAATACTTTAGACAGAATGAATAAATAGCATTGCTAGCACCATTTATTTATTGACAAAAACAGAGTAAAATACAGAGTCTAAAAGTGCGGTCACATTAATTAACCATGCTGGGCGATATCCCGCGTGTTAAATTCAGTCATTTGTAAAGTTCTCTTCACTCTTGGGAAGTTTGAGTGAAAGTGGGAAAAGATTGTCTATTTGAAAACAGTTTTCAATGCGTTTTCGCCGCGCTAACCAACAGAAAGCTGATTGATTTACTGTAAGGTAAAGTTACGTGACTAATGTGCTTCAGCTAAATTTATGGACACAACATTTCACAAAATGTGCCCGCAGTATTAAAAAGACAGGTGCAGGAAACATTGCTTTTGTTAATAAAGAGCCTTACATCACACTAGCTAATTTAAATAACGGACGTCTTTAATATCTACGCATAAAGTGTTAAACACATCGGTCTACACATATTGTGTTAAATAATGTGTGTAAACAAAGTAGTTTTAATCTCTAAACTACACATACATATGTGTAACAGGTTATTCTTTTCTacacaattttattcagcattgacgCAAAATGTGTAAATTACAGTGTTACACATGAAGTGTGTTCTTTAGAAGTTAGAAGGGCAGAGTTCAGGAAGGAGACAGCTGTGGGGAAAAtgtgttcctgaatcttgtggtgcTTGTCCGGAGGCTCTTTAAGCGCCTCCCGGaaggcaggaggttaaacagtctatggtcagggtgagaggagtccttgagaattaTGCAAACTCGACGTAGACAGcatttcctctggatgtcctcaatagcaggaagtggtgtgcctgtgatgcgttgggcagtttACACCACCCTCTTCAGTGACTTGCGGTTCGCagctgagcagttcccataccagactgtgatgcaactggacaggatgctctcaatcgcacaccagtaaaagttcaccaggatggctgaagacagctggttcttcttcagtgtcttGAGGATGAAGAaccgctggtgagccttcttgaccagccTGGAGGTGTTTGTAGTCCATGACAGGTCCttagagatg is drawn from Carassius gibelio isolate Cgi1373 ecotype wild population from Czech Republic chromosome B1, carGib1.2-hapl.c, whole genome shotgun sequence and contains these coding sequences:
- the LOC127949427 gene encoding polymeric immunoglobulin receptor-like isoform X1 encodes the protein MIMIKDSRRQSGMMSIIIIFIILCLISGQVLCFKVIGCSGGSVMFKCMKTNQRDSSVQFKGKYFCRNRDCRTGISTEIQHRWVYNERFALYDGENRGFFSVFIRKLSREDDGKYSCGNNQEWSHNVDLVVNRTSSSCGTSVIRSAYKGQTITFSCECEHKFKTHTKVLYRVNGDPVFVLKISQSSQSSEEKFILSDNQRNHFNVTIRNISEEERGVYLCGVERDGGDKPPSETSITHITFIKEIELNVSSQISSVQVEAYISKSVFIKCKFPEEFKENQKFIQKDSSQEISVEQNQWIRHDKVNMYDNSSSGVLKVFISDLTEADEGTYRCGVKTADDHLFMKITLKISQGDHFPESSGSAAVIGESVKLSCNSPEKQQSIKHICKENEQKICQSISSSEKQRFEFSDSTAGVFTASISNVSLRDAGVYWCGAETRHQRLTSVSLTNKHQLTLTMPPVIGREGDSVQIKCPYDEKHSTGMCLRRGTCLSKEVKYLCKGKCFTKDAQIIIRSDEDHVKNPKISVKDDTELNLFTVTMTELRAEDAGKYWCAVKDVFNLPIELMIIRKNEMTTSDTKRQTPQDKPEMTSSDTEKETVQETEKTGFFVIVVVAVGLILLVLVVALILFKLKHNKHDVSLLHTDIISSRDRRQTGDHEMTQEDARRHSDPESNPLYSTVQSPTISSDSQNPLYSTVQSPTIPSDGLLYAAVSFQNHEESLSEASVRFSKEETHCEYASVSHNISPN
- the LOC127949427 gene encoding polymeric immunoglobulin receptor-like isoform X2, producing the protein MIMIKDSRRQSGMMSIIIIFIILCLISGQVLCFKVIGCSGGSVMFKCMKTNQRDSSVQFKGKYFCRNRDCRTGISTEIQHRWVYNERFALYDGENRGFFSVFIRKLSREDDGKYSCGNNQEWSHNVDLVVNRTSSSCGTSVIRSAYKGQTITFSCECEHKFKTHTKVLYRVNGDPVFVLKISQSSQSSEEKFILSDNQRNHFNVTIRNISEEERGVYLCGVERDGGDKPPSETSITHITFIKEIELNVSSQISSVQVEAYISKSVFIKCKFPEEFKENQKFIQKDSSQEISVEQNQWIRHDKVNMYDNSSSGVLKVFISDLTEADEGTYRCGVKTADDHLFMKITLKISQGDHFPESSGSAAVIGESVKLSCNSPEKQQSIKHICKENEQKICQSISSSEKQRFEFSDSTAGVFTASISNVSLRDAGVYWCGAETRHQRLTSVSLTNKHQLTLTMPPVIGREGDSVQIKCPYDEKHSTGMCLRRGTCLSKEVKYLCKGKCFTKDAQIIIRSDEDHVKNPKISVKDDTELNLFTVTMTELRAEDAGKYWCAVKDVFNLPIELMIIRKNEMTTSDTKRQTPQDKPEMTSSDTEKETVQETEKTGFFVIVVVAVGLILLVLVVALILFKLKHNKHDIISSRDRRQTGDHEMTQEDARRHSDPESNPLYSTVQSPTISSDSQNPLYSTVQSPTIPSDGLLYAAVSFQNHEESLSEASVRFSKEETHCEYASVSHNISPN
- the LOC127949427 gene encoding polymeric immunoglobulin receptor-like isoform X3, producing MIMIKDSRRQSGMMSIIIIFIILCLISGQVLCFKVIGCSGGSVMFKCMKTNQRDSSVQFKGKYFCRNRDCRTGISTEIQHRWVYNERFALYDGENRGFFSVFIRKLSREDDGKYSCGNNQEWSHNVDLVVNRTSSSCGTSVIRSAYKGQTITFSCECEHKFKTHTKVLYRVNGDPVFVLKISQSSQSSEEKFILSDNQRNHFNVTIRNISEEERGVYLCGVERDGGDKPPSETSITHITFIKEIELNVSSQISSVQVEAYISKSVFIKCKFPEEFKENQKFIQKDSSQEISVEQNQWIRHDKVNMYDNSSSGVLKVFISDLTEADEGTYRCGVKTADDHLFMKITLKISQGDHFPESSGSAAVIGESVKLSCNSPEKQQSIKHICKENEQKICQSISSSEKQRFEFSDSTAGVFTASISNVSLRDAGVYWCGAETRHQRLTSVSLTNKHQLTLTMPPVIGREGDSVQIKCPYDEKHSTGMCLRRGTCLSKEVKYLCKGKCFTKDAQIIIRSDEDHVKNPKISVKDDTELNLFTVTMTELRAEDAGKYWCAVKDVFNLPIELMIIRKNEMTTSDTKRQTPQDKPDIISSRDRRQTGDHEMTQEDARRHSDPESNPLYSTVQSPTISSDSQNPLYSTVQSPTIPSDGLLYAAVSFQNHEESLSEASVRFSKEETHCEYASVSHNISPN